One Chiloscyllium plagiosum isolate BGI_BamShark_2017 unplaced genomic scaffold, ASM401019v2 scaf_13481, whole genome shotgun sequence DNA window includes the following coding sequences:
- the LOC122548072 gene encoding probable G-protein coupled receptor 139, producing MGFSKNQFMVIIKRLILEFFSLNSNSTVSTAGFNASSPLPGSLDYSSCVAVNAKFITWSVSLQKLSLVDPTVNALAIVILSLGKCGLSRCTTHYLVAMATADLMVIITDVILYQLNNYFYQGSFLQRTFACIMINFLLFLSSDSSVWFTVAFSADRFVAICCQNLKLRYCTVKTAAVILSTTSTLFFVKNVPIFITREPKIVVDNVQWSCQMKPSYFTEPRWMVYDWLDKVLTPLLPFVLVLLFNALTVRYVLVANRIRKGLRGQNKEEKRSDPEMDSRRKSMILLFTISSSFILLWSPYVINFLYYRIAAIDPRSYNDSWH from the exons atgggtttttccaaaaatcaattcatggtcatcattaaacgtTTAATTCTAGAGttcttttcattgaattcaaattcaaccgtAAGCACTGCAGGATTCAATGCCAGCTCCCCATTACCGGGCTCTCTGGATTACTCGTCCTGTG TTGCTGTCAACGCAAAGTTCATCACATGGTCAGTATCTCTCCAGAAGCTCAGCCTGGTAGATCCCACTG TTAATGCACTGGCGATTGTGATCCTGTCCCTGGGGAAATGTGGGCTTTCCAGGTGCACGACTCATTACCTCGTGGCCATGGCAACAGCAGATCTGATGGTCATCATCACTGATGTTATATTGTATCagctgaataattacttttaCCAGGGATCCTTCCTGCAGCGCACATTTGCCTGCATTATGAtcaatttcctgcttttcctgAGCTCTGACtcctctgtctggttcaccgttgCTTTTTCTgctgatcggtttgtggccatttgttgccagaaccTGAAGCTGAGATATTGCACTGTGAAAACAGCTGCTGTGATTCTATCAACAACCTCCACTCTGTTCTTTGTAAAAAATGTTCCTATTTTCATTACACGGGAGCCTAAGATTGTGGTTGACAATGTTCAGTGGTCTTGTCAAATGAAGCCCAGCTATTTTACTGAACCCAGGTGGATGGTTTATGACTGGCTTGATAAGGTGTTAACACCATTACTCCCATTTGTTTTAGTGTTGCTcttcaatgctctgacagtccGATACGTTTTAGTGGCTAATCGGATCCGTAAAGGATTGAGGGGTCAGAACAAGGAAGAGAAGCGCAGTGACCCTGAGATGGACAGCAGAAGAAAGTCAATGATTTTACTGTTCACCATATCTAGTAGCTTCATACTTCTGTGGTCACCCTATGTAATCAATTTCTTATATTATCGAATTGCAGCAATTGATCCCAGATCTTACAACGACAGTTGGCAC